From a single Rhodococcus jostii RHA1 genomic region:
- a CDS encoding DUF4194 domain-containing protein, whose product MSTDPLDEWDDLLSQVVDDCEPAESDDEPDEFRFRPSDTILFTGDQGTLTYEARSVLTAILKRNYLSADQHPKLWALLLKHRYDVESRLNDLFLMLVCDTDAGIAYKVQVPGARFPTLMSTQNRAYTWTETILLRHLRETYANELGRDGNANVVISRTEMVERLQADKSIQRNDEKKQRENAEKAFERIESAGILVSTRDTGADRYRISPVIVPLISLDKLKALSAYLDTLDADDTVEPTDTDGEIAAVDLGPGEGSDDDLD is encoded by the coding sequence ATGAGTACCGATCCTTTGGACGAGTGGGATGACCTGCTGTCGCAGGTCGTCGACGACTGTGAGCCCGCCGAGTCCGACGACGAACCGGACGAGTTTCGGTTCCGGCCGTCGGACACCATCTTGTTCACCGGCGATCAGGGCACGTTGACCTATGAGGCCCGGTCGGTGCTGACGGCTATTCTCAAACGTAATTACCTGTCGGCGGACCAGCATCCGAAGCTGTGGGCGTTGCTGCTCAAACACCGTTATGACGTCGAATCGCGGCTCAACGACCTGTTCCTGATGTTGGTGTGCGACACCGACGCCGGGATCGCTTACAAGGTCCAGGTCCCCGGCGCCCGGTTCCCCACGCTGATGTCGACACAGAACCGTGCCTACACCTGGACCGAGACGATCCTGCTTCGGCATCTGCGGGAAACCTATGCCAACGAACTGGGCCGGGACGGTAACGCGAACGTGGTCATCTCCAGGACGGAGATGGTAGAGCGGCTGCAGGCAGACAAGTCGATCCAGCGCAACGACGAGAAGAAGCAACGCGAGAATGCGGAGAAGGCATTCGAACGCATCGAGAGCGCGGGCATTCTCGTCTCGACGCGCGACACCGGCGCGGACCGCTACCGCATCTCCCCGGTGATCGTGCCACTGATATCGCTGGACAAACTGAAGGCGCTCAGCGCTTACCTCGACACCCTGGACGCCGACGACACGGTGGAGCCCACGGACACCGACGGAGAGATCGCCGCGGTCGACCTGGGCCCCGGCGAAGGGTCAGACGATGACCTCGACTGA
- a CDS encoding DUF3375 family protein → MSVIARYHDVSGAFDRDTLRLLHQKYAPVIVAVLGEVFSEDDQRVVAEDDLHDHVDFLLEQIGDAVPGTELPQQRGRALAYSWVEGAARGWLRYKDGSTPSGPTTYEITNEALDALRYVRETGRHAMVSESRVKDLITKVQDTALMISEDRERRIGILSTQIEKLTEERDRLLSGGDLEFAGTGEVIEVLDQILSEVNNLPSDIRKVGELFADMREQLRQEFRDDDRSTGEVLDLYRQRMDALLNNDDRGRAFVGAVELLQKTGMMRAFATDMDIVLAHEAAQGLKPEERRRLKRTSRELSREVQQVMVSHRHIVQTIYSYLSAPDRIQATELRTLLRELDRRLSERKAVAKVRSRVPIAFVPATIELDRLRTNLADPADFAAPPAARPHLAIPMSAEEQRELLRMGGPDVDKMRGILITRLKASPRATVAEVFNALPREDRRLVDLFALFEASADTMALRRSHTVGLTDRYLTVHPLGIEERVFEAPRLTYTDEDRSVLIANMERAQQ, encoded by the coding sequence ATGTCGGTCATTGCTCGCTATCACGATGTTTCCGGCGCGTTTGATCGCGACACGCTGCGGTTGCTACATCAGAAGTACGCGCCGGTGATCGTGGCGGTGCTGGGCGAGGTGTTCTCCGAAGACGACCAGCGCGTGGTGGCCGAAGACGACCTGCACGATCACGTGGACTTCCTGCTGGAGCAGATCGGCGACGCCGTTCCCGGGACTGAACTGCCGCAACAGCGGGGTCGCGCCTTGGCCTATTCGTGGGTGGAGGGCGCAGCGCGAGGGTGGCTGCGATACAAGGACGGGTCGACGCCGAGTGGACCCACCACGTATGAGATCACCAACGAGGCGCTCGACGCGTTGCGGTACGTGCGCGAGACCGGTCGTCACGCGATGGTGTCCGAGTCTCGAGTCAAGGACCTCATCACAAAGGTGCAGGACACCGCGCTAATGATCAGCGAAGATCGGGAGCGGCGGATCGGCATTTTGAGCACCCAGATCGAGAAGCTGACGGAGGAACGTGACCGTCTGCTCTCCGGTGGTGATTTGGAGTTCGCCGGGACGGGTGAGGTCATCGAGGTCTTGGACCAGATACTCTCCGAAGTCAACAACTTGCCGTCTGACATTCGTAAGGTCGGCGAGCTGTTCGCGGATATGCGTGAACAGTTGCGCCAGGAGTTCCGTGACGACGACCGTTCCACCGGTGAAGTGTTGGATTTGTACCGGCAGCGCATGGATGCGTTGCTCAATAATGACGACCGTGGGCGGGCGTTCGTGGGCGCGGTCGAGTTGCTGCAGAAGACCGGCATGATGCGGGCGTTCGCGACGGACATGGACATCGTGCTGGCGCACGAAGCCGCGCAGGGGTTGAAGCCGGAGGAGCGACGACGGCTCAAGCGGACCTCGAGGGAGTTGAGCCGGGAGGTGCAGCAGGTGATGGTCTCGCATCGGCACATCGTGCAGACCATCTACTCGTATTTGAGTGCCCCGGATCGTATCCAAGCAACAGAGCTGCGGACTCTGTTGCGGGAGTTGGATCGTCGGCTTTCGGAGCGAAAGGCCGTGGCGAAGGTGCGCAGTCGGGTTCCGATCGCTTTCGTACCCGCCACGATCGAGCTCGATCGATTGCGCACAAACCTTGCTGATCCTGCCGATTTCGCCGCGCCCCCGGCGGCCCGTCCACATCTGGCCATCCCCATGTCGGCCGAAGAACAGCGCGAGCTGCTGCGCATGGGTGGGCCGGACGTGGACAAGATGCGAGGCATCCTGATCACCCGGTTGAAGGCGTCCCCACGCGCCACCGTCGCCGAGGTCTTCAATGCCTTGCCCCGAGAGGACCGGAGGCTGGTGGACCTGTTCGCCTTGTTCGAGGCGTCGGCGGACACGATGGCCCTCCGTCGCTCCCACACAGTCGGATTGACCGACAGGTATCTCACCGTACATCCGTTGGGGATCGAGGAGCGTGTCTTCGAAGCGCCCCGGCTGACCTACACCGATGAAGACCGCAGCGTATTGATCGCCAACATGGAACGAGCACAGCAATGA
- a CDS encoding DUF1883 domain-containing protein codes for MEHLIFDLKQQKKGAVAVVTLDKQANVRLMTMSNYRYFNAGRRAQMIGGLAKKSPARLGIPSSGHWVVVVDLGGLRGKVRAAVAVESPPPGLLPPLRGRTPAQEVAVREPIEPEGDFLGGQTWDVFISHASEDKGAVAVPLRDALTARGVTVWLDKTEMRIGHSLRRKIDEGIRSSRYGVVVLSLSFFRKGWTNHELDGLVTKTVAGEQTLLPIWHEITGEQVRGYSPSLADKVALSTSSTSIEEMADQIAEVARGAIS; via the coding sequence ATGGAGCACCTCATTTTCGACTTGAAGCAGCAGAAGAAGGGTGCGGTTGCTGTCGTCACCCTTGATAAACAGGCGAATGTGAGACTCATGACGATGTCGAATTACCGGTACTTCAATGCTGGTCGCCGGGCTCAGATGATAGGCGGGCTGGCCAAGAAGTCACCTGCACGTCTCGGGATCCCGAGCAGCGGCCATTGGGTGGTCGTGGTGGATCTGGGAGGGTTACGTGGAAAGGTTCGTGCGGCGGTGGCTGTCGAATCTCCACCGCCGGGATTGTTGCCGCCCTTACGTGGACGCACGCCGGCGCAGGAGGTTGCGGTTCGCGAGCCGATTGAGCCCGAGGGGGATTTCCTCGGGGGGCAGACGTGGGACGTCTTCATCTCACACGCAAGCGAGGATAAGGGTGCGGTAGCGGTACCGCTTCGAGATGCTCTGACGGCCCGCGGAGTTACTGTATGGCTTGACAAGACAGAGATGCGCATCGGTCACAGTCTGCGGCGCAAGATAGACGAAGGGATCCGGTCGAGTCGCTATGGCGTCGTAGTGCTGTCGCTGTCCTTTTTCCGCAAGGGTTGGACTAACCATGAACTGGATGGTCTGGTGACGAAGACGGTGGCAGGTGAACAGACGCTGCTCCCCATCTGGCATGAGATTACCGGTGAGCAGGTACGCGGTTACAGCCCATCGCTGGCGGACAAAGTGGCGTTGAGCACGAGTTCCACCAGCATCGAAGAAATGGCTGATCAGATTGCCGAGGTCGCGCGGGGCGCCATCTCCTAG
- a CDS encoding TIR domain-containing protein — MVIPPILDVFVVWHPDDAVGAEVCDWLSQHFHSPAFAGLAGGAVEVYARSAGWESPEAPPRALGIATPLAGELPAAQFNAIVPLLGVNLVRAVEDDPRWEAYIRDIAGLEGVEGTGVYPVRVPETTVSGKLAGLVGSLQTLPEESVSDAAILGRELCQAIAQRVDAAAGEPCRVRVFISHTKRFSLEEPHHEHGPVLFDKVREEILKTKLDAFFDAQDLQSGSQWETELDRNAANCALLMVRTDKYSGREWTQREVLVAKHAGVPIVGMYAFTTGEERGSFLMDHIPSVPCNVQDPLPGIRTALNRLVDEALKRALWNAQTVYLKKNGFDWLPTHAPEPITLTPWLIKHKREQPQDDHVWILHPDPPLGPKEREVVVELCELAGFSHKVDVLTPRTFAARGGRLPQ; from the coding sequence ATGGTGATCCCCCCGATCCTCGACGTCTTCGTCGTCTGGCACCCAGACGATGCCGTAGGTGCAGAAGTCTGCGATTGGTTGTCTCAGCATTTCCACAGCCCAGCATTTGCGGGACTGGCGGGCGGGGCAGTCGAGGTGTACGCGCGCAGCGCAGGATGGGAAAGTCCAGAAGCACCACCCCGCGCACTGGGGATCGCAACCCCCCTGGCGGGTGAACTACCCGCGGCCCAATTCAACGCTATCGTGCCGCTCTTGGGCGTGAACCTGGTGCGTGCAGTCGAGGACGACCCGCGGTGGGAGGCCTACATTCGCGACATAGCGGGTCTTGAGGGCGTCGAAGGGACCGGGGTGTACCCGGTGCGGGTTCCCGAGACGACCGTGTCGGGCAAACTCGCAGGGCTGGTGGGATCTCTGCAAACGTTGCCCGAAGAGAGCGTCAGCGACGCCGCAATACTGGGCCGCGAGTTGTGCCAAGCGATCGCCCAGCGAGTGGATGCTGCAGCTGGCGAACCGTGCAGAGTACGTGTCTTCATCAGTCACACCAAACGCTTCTCGCTGGAAGAACCCCATCACGAACACGGCCCCGTCCTGTTCGACAAAGTGCGAGAAGAGATCCTGAAGACCAAGCTAGACGCCTTCTTCGATGCTCAGGACCTCCAATCGGGTTCTCAATGGGAGACCGAGCTGGACCGCAACGCGGCCAACTGTGCGCTGCTAATGGTTCGGACCGACAAGTACTCAGGTCGTGAATGGACCCAGCGCGAGGTCCTCGTCGCCAAGCATGCAGGCGTGCCTATCGTCGGCATGTACGCCTTCACGACCGGGGAAGAACGCGGTTCATTTCTCATGGACCACATCCCGTCCGTCCCGTGCAACGTGCAGGATCCACTTCCCGGCATCCGCACGGCACTCAACCGCCTGGTGGACGAAGCGTTAAAGCGAGCCCTGTGGAACGCCCAGACGGTCTACCTGAAGAAAAACGGTTTCGATTGGCTTCCCACCCACGCGCCGGAGCCCATCACGCTGACGCCCTGGTTGATCAAGCACAAACGTGAACAGCCACAGGACGATCACGTATGGATCCTCCATCCCGATCCACCATTGGGGCCGAAAGAGCGCGAAGTCGTCGTCGAACTCTGCGAACTAGCCGGATTCAGCCACAAAGTCGATGTCTTGACCCCACGCACATTCGCAGCACGCGGCGGAAGGCTTCCCCAGTGA
- a CDS encoding TIR domain-containing protein, with protein sequence MSDRHNIFISHRHEDDALVDRLKDLLDARGCDVRDSSIYSATPNDAHAEGYIRTILADCIRWAGKIIVIVSPETRNHEWVDWEIEYANRFPDKRIIGVWAPGADQCDLPEPLADYADAMVSWDAEAIIDAIGGADNWQAPDGSPGPERVISRVGC encoded by the coding sequence GTGTCCGATCGGCACAACATCTTCATCAGTCATCGTCACGAAGACGATGCGCTTGTTGACCGTCTCAAGGACCTGCTCGACGCCCGTGGCTGTGATGTGCGAGACTCATCGATTTACAGCGCCACTCCGAATGATGCGCACGCAGAGGGTTACATCCGGACGATTCTGGCCGACTGCATCCGATGGGCGGGGAAGATTATTGTCATCGTCTCACCCGAGACGAGGAACCACGAATGGGTCGATTGGGAGATCGAGTACGCCAACCGGTTCCCGGACAAGCGCATTATCGGCGTGTGGGCTCCGGGCGCCGACCAGTGTGATCTTCCTGAGCCGCTGGCAGACTATGCCGACGCGATGGTGAGCTGGGATGCCGAGGCGATCATCGATGCCATCGGCGGTGCCGATAACTGGCAGGCTCCCGACGGCTCGCCCGGCCCCGAACGTGTCATCTCCCGAGTAGGTTGCTGA